The Stackebrandtia nassauensis DSM 44728 genome includes the window GTAGATGTGGACCTCGCCGTAGTTGGTCTCGTCGCACGGATCCGAGGGGCTGTCGCAGTTGGCCTGCGTGTAGGCACCGGCCTTGAAGTACCCGGCGTCGAAGTCGGCGGGCAGCGTGGTCTGCAGTTCCCCGTTGTAGTACGCCTTGATCTCGCCGTCGCTGACGACGAACTTCGCCTCGAAGCGGGTGCCCAGCTCGTAGTCGTCGGTGATCAGGTGATGGTCACTGGTGTCGCCGTCGGTGACGTACAACTTGGTGCCCTCCAGGCGGAACACCGACACGTCGTCGTCACCGCCGTGGATCTGCCCGGCCACGACGTCGGGCTTGTCGTTGGGCACCTGGGTGATCGCCTCGTCGATGACCATCGTGTGGGTCCCCGACTCACCCGACCACTCCGTCTCGTCCGAGCCGTCCTCGTTCATCTCCCGCAGCTCCGAACGCGGGTACTTCGACCCACCGGTGGTCACCCCGTCCACGGCCGACCGGAACTGGACCCCCGAGCAGTCTTCCAGCGGCGTGAACCACGGATCCATCTCGAACTCCGCCAGCTCGGGCTGCTTGATCTCGGTGGGCTCCTCGTCCTCCCCCACCGGCAGCGTCACCTTCCAGCTCTTCAGGTCCAGCACCTGTGCCGGGTAGGTGCAGTCGTCCTCGGCCAGCGCACTGGTGGCCGGTATCGCGATGGCCAGCGCACCGACCAGGGTTGCCGAACCGAGCACGACGGTTGTCGTGCGGTTGAAGCGTCGCATGGAGAAGTCCCTTCTGGGCGGGTGTCGATTCGACGCCGACGCTACGAACCACCGATAACACGGCGATAACACGACCACCAAAACGTCCACTGTGAAGTTTGGTTATCGCGGTGTTATCGCGAGTTCCTAGCGTGATGGCCAAGCACTAGCGAGAGGGAACACCGTCGTGGTCACCTATGCCCAACTGACCGCCATGAACACTTCCAAGCTCACCTCCGCCGCCCAGGCCAGCGCGGACTTCGGGACCGCCATGACACGGCAGGGCGAGGCGGTGCAGACCGCCGCCGACATTCCCGCCGGAATGTGGGCCGGTGGCGACGCCAACGCCGCGGGCGGCATGTTGGCCGCGTTGCCGGGTCCGCTGTACGACCTGTCCGACTCGGCCAAACGCGGCAAGGCGACACTCGACGATCTGGCGACCGGAGTCAACAAGGCCAAGGCACACCTACAGGGGGCATACGACGCCATCAAGGGCACCGGCATCACCATCCAGCCGGACGGCACCGTGGTCACGCCGGTGGTCACCGATCCGGCGGTGGCCGCCGAGAACGACCGCAAGGCCCAGGACGCGCGGGCCATCATCGACGAGGCGTTGAAGATGGCCGCCGACGCCGACACCACGGCGACGGAGCAGCTGAACGCGCTGTCGGGCCAGGTGAACGCTTCCTATATGGAGATTCCCGGGAAACAGCAGGATCTGGGCCGGGCCAAGGACCTCCTGAGCACCCCGAAGAACCAGGTCAAACCCGAAACCGCGCAGGAACTCAACGACATCCTGTCGCGCAACAACAATCCCGAGTTCAACCGGCAGCTCATGGAACAGCTCGGGCCCAAGGGTCTGATCGACGGCAGCGGGCGGTTCTCGGAGGCGGGCGCGAATCTGGCGCAGAACGGTGACACCGCCGGAGCGGACAAGTTCAGGGAAACGCAGCGCCTGCTGGGAGAGTCGCTGGCGTCGGCGTCACAGAACGGCGGGCTGACTCCGCAGTGGACGCAGGAGTTGATGAACCAGGGTGCCAAACCCATGGAGGGCAACCCGCAGAACATCGGCTACGAAGCTCTGGCTCCGCTGCTGGAACACGGCAAGTACGACCCGAGTTTCCTGACCCCGGTGGCCGAGCACGTCACCAGGCTGGACAACTCCTCCGGGCTCGGGAACCCGTCCGCTGGCCCCGGCGCGAGCGTGAGCGGGCTCGACAGCAACCCGTTCGTCATCGACGGAAAGGCGGACCACGAAGCGCCGGTCAGCAATCCGCTCAACTCGGTGATGACCGCGCTGGACCACAGCCCCGAAGCGGCGTCGGACTACTTCA containing:
- a CDS encoding polysaccharide lyase family 7 protein, translating into MRRFNRTTTVVLGSATLVGALAIAIPATSALAEDDCTYPAQVLDLKSWKVTLPVGEDEEPTEIKQPELAEFEMDPWFTPLEDCSGVQFRSAVDGVTTGGSKYPRSELREMNEDGSDETEWSGESGTHTMVIDEAITQVPNDKPDVVAGQIHGGDDDVSVFRLEGTKLYVTDGDTSDHHLITDDYELGTRFEAKFVVSDGEIKAYYNGELQTTLPADFDAGYFKAGAYTQANCDSPSDPCDETNYGEVHIYDIQVTHED